The Cynocephalus volans isolate mCynVol1 chromosome 2, mCynVol1.pri, whole genome shotgun sequence genome window below encodes:
- the ZNF26 gene encoding zinc finger protein 26 isoform X1 yields MLSRGMATRFRTASCWGLLSFKDVSMEFTWEEWQLLDSTQKYLYRDVILENYNNLVSVGYHGTKPDLIFKLEQGEEPWIINAKISSHSCPEGWEEWYQKNQDELESVERSYTCNMFGKLHLSKTHVSSRQRLHKYNTHGKSLTQNSGASRSYIRRNLDKFHGYEESYFLKHQRANSIEKNCVCSECGKAFRCKSQLIVHLRIHTGERPYECTKCERAFSAKSNLNAHQRVHTGEKPYSCTECGKVFSFRSQLIVHQEIHTGGKPYGCSECGKAYSWKSQLILHQRSHTGVKPYECSECGKAFSLKSPFVVHQRTHTGVKPHKCNECGKAFRSKSYLLVHIRMHTGEKPYQCSDCGKAFNMKTQLIVHQGVHTGNNPYQCSECGKAFGRKEQLSAHLRAHAGEKPYGCGECGKAFSSKSYLVIHRRTHTGERPYECSLCERAFCGKSQLIIHQRTHSTEKPYECNECEKAYPRKASLQIHQKTHSGEKPFKCSECGKAFTQKSSLSEHQRVHTGEKPWKCSECGKSFCWNSGLRIHRKTHK; encoded by the exons ATGCTGAGCCGGGGGATGGCCACCAGGTTCCGGACAGCCTCCTGTTGG GGATTATTGTCATTCAAGGATGTGTCTATGGAGTTCACCTGGGAAGAATGGCAGCTACTGGATTCTACGCAGAAGTACCTATACAGGGATGTCATCTTGGAAAACTATAACAACTTGGTATCAGTGG GGTATCATGGTACCAAACCTGATTTAATCTTTAAGTTGGAGCAAGGAGAGGAGCCATGGATAATAAATGCCAAAATTTCCAGTCACAGCTGTCCAG aagGCTGGGAAGAATGGTACCAGAAAAATCAAGATGAGCTTGAAAGTGTGGAGAGAAGCTATACTTGTAATATGTTTGGGAAACTTCATCTGAGCAAAACCCATGTTTCTTCAAGACAAAGACTCCATAAGTATAATACACATGGGAAAAGTTTGACACAAAACTCAGGTGCAAGCAGAAGTTATATAAGAAGGAATCTTGATAAATTTCATGGTTATGAGGAATCATATTTTCTTAAGCATCAAAGAGCTAATAGCATAGAGAAAAACTGTGTGTgtagtgaatgtgggaaagcttttcgTTGTAAGTCACAGCTCATTGTACATCTTAGAATTCATACAGGAGAGAGACCTTATGAATGCACTAAATGTGAAAGAGCCTTCAGTGCCAAGTCAAACCTTAATGCTCATCAGAGAGTTCATACAGGAGAAAAACCCTACTCATGTACGGAATGTGGGAAAGTCTTCTCTTTCAGGTCACAGCTCATTGTCCATCAGGAAATTCACACAGGAGGGAAGCCCTATGGTTgtagtgaatgtgggaaagcctacAGTTGGAAATCACAGCTTATTTTACACCAGAGAAGTCATACAGGAgtgaaaccctatgaatgtagtgaatgtgggaaagcctttagttTGAAGTCACCATTTGTTGTACACCAGAGAACTCATACAGGAGTGAAACCCCATAAATGTAATGAATGCGGGAAAGCCTTTAGGAGCAAGTCCTACCTCCTTGTTCACATCAGAAtgcatacaggagagaaaccctatcaATGCAGTGattgtgggaaagccttcaatATGAAGACACAGCTCATTGTACATCAGGGAGTTCACACAGGAAATAATCCTTATcaatgcagtgaatgtgggaaagcctttggtAGGAAGGAACAGCTCAGTGCACATCTGAGAGCTCACgcaggagagaagccctatggGTGCGGTGAGTGTGGGAAGGCTTTCAGCAGCAAGTCATACCTCGTTATACACAGGAGAACGCACACAGGAGAGAGACCCTATGAATGCAGCTTGTGTGAGAGAGCCTTTTGTGGGAAATCACAGCTCATcatacatcagagaactcactcaacagagaagccctatgaatgcaACGAGTGTGAAAAGGCCTATCCCAGGAAGGCATCACTTCAGATACACCAGAAAACTCATTCAGGAGAGAAACCTTTTAAATGCAgtgagtgtgggaaagccttcaccCAGAAGTCGTCTCTCAGTGAACATCAGAGGGTTCATACAGGAGAAAAACCATGGAAATGCtctgagtgtgggaaatccttcTGTTGGAACTCGGGGCTTCGTATACATCGGAAAACTCACAAGTGA
- the ZNF26 gene encoding zinc finger protein 26 isoform X2, which produces MLSRGMATRFRTASCWGLLSFKDVSMEFTWEEWQLLDSTQKYLYRDVILENYNNLVSVGYHGTKPDLIFKLEQGEEPWIINAKISSHSCPGWEEWYQKNQDELESVERSYTCNMFGKLHLSKTHVSSRQRLHKYNTHGKSLTQNSGASRSYIRRNLDKFHGYEESYFLKHQRANSIEKNCVCSECGKAFRCKSQLIVHLRIHTGERPYECTKCERAFSAKSNLNAHQRVHTGEKPYSCTECGKVFSFRSQLIVHQEIHTGGKPYGCSECGKAYSWKSQLILHQRSHTGVKPYECSECGKAFSLKSPFVVHQRTHTGVKPHKCNECGKAFRSKSYLLVHIRMHTGEKPYQCSDCGKAFNMKTQLIVHQGVHTGNNPYQCSECGKAFGRKEQLSAHLRAHAGEKPYGCGECGKAFSSKSYLVIHRRTHTGERPYECSLCERAFCGKSQLIIHQRTHSTEKPYECNECEKAYPRKASLQIHQKTHSGEKPFKCSECGKAFTQKSSLSEHQRVHTGEKPWKCSECGKSFCWNSGLRIHRKTHK; this is translated from the exons ATGCTGAGCCGGGGGATGGCCACCAGGTTCCGGACAGCCTCCTGTTGG GGATTATTGTCATTCAAGGATGTGTCTATGGAGTTCACCTGGGAAGAATGGCAGCTACTGGATTCTACGCAGAAGTACCTATACAGGGATGTCATCTTGGAAAACTATAACAACTTGGTATCAGTGG GGTATCATGGTACCAAACCTGATTTAATCTTTAAGTTGGAGCAAGGAGAGGAGCCATGGATAATAAATGCCAAAATTTCCAGTCACAGCTGTCCAG GCTGGGAAGAATGGTACCAGAAAAATCAAGATGAGCTTGAAAGTGTGGAGAGAAGCTATACTTGTAATATGTTTGGGAAACTTCATCTGAGCAAAACCCATGTTTCTTCAAGACAAAGACTCCATAAGTATAATACACATGGGAAAAGTTTGACACAAAACTCAGGTGCAAGCAGAAGTTATATAAGAAGGAATCTTGATAAATTTCATGGTTATGAGGAATCATATTTTCTTAAGCATCAAAGAGCTAATAGCATAGAGAAAAACTGTGTGTgtagtgaatgtgggaaagcttttcgTTGTAAGTCACAGCTCATTGTACATCTTAGAATTCATACAGGAGAGAGACCTTATGAATGCACTAAATGTGAAAGAGCCTTCAGTGCCAAGTCAAACCTTAATGCTCATCAGAGAGTTCATACAGGAGAAAAACCCTACTCATGTACGGAATGTGGGAAAGTCTTCTCTTTCAGGTCACAGCTCATTGTCCATCAGGAAATTCACACAGGAGGGAAGCCCTATGGTTgtagtgaatgtgggaaagcctacAGTTGGAAATCACAGCTTATTTTACACCAGAGAAGTCATACAGGAgtgaaaccctatgaatgtagtgaatgtgggaaagcctttagttTGAAGTCACCATTTGTTGTACACCAGAGAACTCATACAGGAGTGAAACCCCATAAATGTAATGAATGCGGGAAAGCCTTTAGGAGCAAGTCCTACCTCCTTGTTCACATCAGAAtgcatacaggagagaaaccctatcaATGCAGTGattgtgggaaagccttcaatATGAAGACACAGCTCATTGTACATCAGGGAGTTCACACAGGAAATAATCCTTATcaatgcagtgaatgtgggaaagcctttggtAGGAAGGAACAGCTCAGTGCACATCTGAGAGCTCACgcaggagagaagccctatggGTGCGGTGAGTGTGGGAAGGCTTTCAGCAGCAAGTCATACCTCGTTATACACAGGAGAACGCACACAGGAGAGAGACCCTATGAATGCAGCTTGTGTGAGAGAGCCTTTTGTGGGAAATCACAGCTCATcatacatcagagaactcactcaacagagaagccctatgaatgcaACGAGTGTGAAAAGGCCTATCCCAGGAAGGCATCACTTCAGATACACCAGAAAACTCATTCAGGAGAGAAACCTTTTAAATGCAgtgagtgtgggaaagccttcaccCAGAAGTCGTCTCTCAGTGAACATCAGAGGGTTCATACAGGAGAAAAACCATGGAAATGCtctgagtgtgggaaatccttcTGTTGGAACTCGGGGCTTCGTATACATCGGAAAACTCACAAGTGA
- the ZNF26 gene encoding zinc finger protein 26 isoform X3, giving the protein MPKFPVTAVQVEGWEEWYQKNQDELESVERSYTCNMFGKLHLSKTHVSSRQRLHKYNTHGKSLTQNSGASRSYIRRNLDKFHGYEESYFLKHQRANSIEKNCVCSECGKAFRCKSQLIVHLRIHTGERPYECTKCERAFSAKSNLNAHQRVHTGEKPYSCTECGKVFSFRSQLIVHQEIHTGGKPYGCSECGKAYSWKSQLILHQRSHTGVKPYECSECGKAFSLKSPFVVHQRTHTGVKPHKCNECGKAFRSKSYLLVHIRMHTGEKPYQCSDCGKAFNMKTQLIVHQGVHTGNNPYQCSECGKAFGRKEQLSAHLRAHAGEKPYGCGECGKAFSSKSYLVIHRRTHTGERPYECSLCERAFCGKSQLIIHQRTHSTEKPYECNECEKAYPRKASLQIHQKTHSGEKPFKCSECGKAFTQKSSLSEHQRVHTGEKPWKCSECGKSFCWNSGLRIHRKTHK; this is encoded by the exons ATGCCAAAATTTCCAGTCACAGCTGTCCAGGTGG aagGCTGGGAAGAATGGTACCAGAAAAATCAAGATGAGCTTGAAAGTGTGGAGAGAAGCTATACTTGTAATATGTTTGGGAAACTTCATCTGAGCAAAACCCATGTTTCTTCAAGACAAAGACTCCATAAGTATAATACACATGGGAAAAGTTTGACACAAAACTCAGGTGCAAGCAGAAGTTATATAAGAAGGAATCTTGATAAATTTCATGGTTATGAGGAATCATATTTTCTTAAGCATCAAAGAGCTAATAGCATAGAGAAAAACTGTGTGTgtagtgaatgtgggaaagcttttcgTTGTAAGTCACAGCTCATTGTACATCTTAGAATTCATACAGGAGAGAGACCTTATGAATGCACTAAATGTGAAAGAGCCTTCAGTGCCAAGTCAAACCTTAATGCTCATCAGAGAGTTCATACAGGAGAAAAACCCTACTCATGTACGGAATGTGGGAAAGTCTTCTCTTTCAGGTCACAGCTCATTGTCCATCAGGAAATTCACACAGGAGGGAAGCCCTATGGTTgtagtgaatgtgggaaagcctacAGTTGGAAATCACAGCTTATTTTACACCAGAGAAGTCATACAGGAgtgaaaccctatgaatgtagtgaatgtgggaaagcctttagttTGAAGTCACCATTTGTTGTACACCAGAGAACTCATACAGGAGTGAAACCCCATAAATGTAATGAATGCGGGAAAGCCTTTAGGAGCAAGTCCTACCTCCTTGTTCACATCAGAAtgcatacaggagagaaaccctatcaATGCAGTGattgtgggaaagccttcaatATGAAGACACAGCTCATTGTACATCAGGGAGTTCACACAGGAAATAATCCTTATcaatgcagtgaatgtgggaaagcctttggtAGGAAGGAACAGCTCAGTGCACATCTGAGAGCTCACgcaggagagaagccctatggGTGCGGTGAGTGTGGGAAGGCTTTCAGCAGCAAGTCATACCTCGTTATACACAGGAGAACGCACACAGGAGAGAGACCCTATGAATGCAGCTTGTGTGAGAGAGCCTTTTGTGGGAAATCACAGCTCATcatacatcagagaactcactcaacagagaagccctatgaatgcaACGAGTGTGAAAAGGCCTATCCCAGGAAGGCATCACTTCAGATACACCAGAAAACTCATTCAGGAGAGAAACCTTTTAAATGCAgtgagtgtgggaaagccttcaccCAGAAGTCGTCTCTCAGTGAACATCAGAGGGTTCATACAGGAGAAAAACCATGGAAATGCtctgagtgtgggaaatccttcTGTTGGAACTCGGGGCTTCGTATACATCGGAAAACTCACAAGTGA